The following proteins are co-located in the Bacteroidales bacterium genome:
- a CDS encoding archaeosortase/exosortase family protein, which yields MAFYSRTTAQLNHFIRKYQLQALREVLIFSVITISFHYLFRAFSGTIMSTWPIPDISGFTVDLLFKNSLWFNVNVLGMDITTVDTTFFFSDKGYIHINHSCSAVKQFLQWLVLMILYPGPWKHKLWFIPAGIVVLHFTNIFRIVGLSVVLLQWPEYWDWSHDWVFRPFFYVVIFAMWVFWVERFSKRSLKKQTAGAGNLPQGE from the coding sequence ATGGCTTTTTACTCCCGTACCACAGCACAGCTGAATCATTTTATACGCAAGTACCAGTTACAGGCGCTACGCGAGGTGTTGATCTTTTCGGTCATAACCATAAGCTTCCATTATTTGTTCCGGGCTTTTTCCGGTACAATTATGAGTACATGGCCAATTCCTGACATTTCAGGATTCACAGTTGATTTGCTTTTTAAGAACAGTTTGTGGTTTAATGTTAACGTTCTTGGAATGGACATTACAACGGTTGATACAACCTTCTTTTTTAGTGATAAAGGATATATTCACATCAACCATTCCTGTTCCGCCGTTAAACAATTCCTGCAATGGCTGGTGCTGATGATACTTTACCCCGGTCCGTGGAAACACAAATTATGGTTTATTCCGGCAGGTATTGTGGTGCTTCACTTTACCAATATTTTCAGGATCGTTGGCTTATCGGTAGTTTTATTACAATGGCCTGAATATTGGGATTGGAGCCACGATTGGGTTTTCCGTCCGTTTTTCTATGTGGTGATTTTTGCTATGTGGGTATTCTGGGTTGAGCGCTTCTCAAAAAGAAGCCTGAAAAAACAAACAGCCGGGGCAGGAAATTTACCGCAAGGTGAATGA
- a CDS encoding C69 family dipeptidase, translating to MKKHHLTVVLLGLFLLIGAARTVQACTNFLITKGASTDGSTMISYSADSHVLYGELYHWKAATWPEGSMLDIYEWDTGKYLGQIKQASQTYNVVGNINEHQVAIAETTYGGRSELESQAGAIMDYGSLIYVALQRAKTAREAIKIMAELVDEYGYYSSGESFSVSDPNEVWIFEMIGKGEGEKGAVWVAMRIPDGYISGHANQARITTFPLANKKTSINSKQFDKIYEPAVEVIYSHDVISFARAKGFFEGKDQDFSFSDIYAPVEFGGARFCEARVWTVFRKVHDDMDQYLDYAMGHNLENRMPLWIKPNRKVSVQDMMEFMRDAYEGTALDMTKDMGAGAHGKPYRWRPLTWKVDDVAYCNERAVATQQSGFVFVTQSRSWLPNSIGGIIWFGVDDAKSTVFTPMYCSITETPASFAEGNGAMMEWSDNAAFWIFNKVAHLAYMRYDSVIVDIQKVQKELENKFIVYTPAIDKAAEELYAADKNLAVQFLTEYSVKQGDYTFERWSLLYQDLFMKYLDGNIKYADPPNRNPKVSFPGYGEEWYRRIVKETGDHLKVVE from the coding sequence ATGAAGAAACACCATCTGACCGTTGTCTTGCTGGGATTATTCCTGCTAATCGGAGCGGCCAGGACCGTTCAGGCCTGTACCAATTTCCTGATTACCAAAGGCGCTTCAACTGACGGTTCCACCATGATAAGTTATTCGGCAGACTCGCATGTGCTGTATGGCGAACTCTACCACTGGAAAGCTGCAACATGGCCCGAAGGTTCAATGCTCGATATTTATGAATGGGATACCGGAAAATATCTTGGACAAATTAAACAGGCAAGCCAAACGTATAATGTTGTCGGAAACATCAACGAGCACCAGGTAGCCATCGCCGAGACAACTTATGGCGGCCGGTCTGAACTTGAATCCCAGGCAGGTGCAATCATGGATTACGGCAGCCTCATTTATGTGGCCCTGCAACGGGCCAAAACTGCCCGCGAAGCCATTAAGATTATGGCTGAACTGGTTGATGAATATGGGTATTACAGTTCAGGCGAATCATTTTCGGTTTCTGACCCGAATGAAGTCTGGATTTTTGAAATGATAGGCAAAGGCGAAGGCGAAAAAGGAGCTGTTTGGGTGGCCATGCGCATCCCCGACGGTTATATTTCAGGGCATGCTAACCAGGCCAGGATCACAACTTTTCCGCTGGCTAACAAGAAAACTTCCATCAACTCAAAGCAATTTGATAAAATTTACGAACCAGCCGTTGAAGTAATTTATTCGCACGATGTGATAAGCTTTGCGCGTGCAAAAGGCTTTTTTGAAGGCAAGGACCAGGACTTTAGTTTTTCTGATATCTATGCACCGGTTGAATTTGGCGGTGCACGTTTCTGTGAAGCACGTGTATGGACAGTATTTCGTAAGGTTCATGACGATATGGACCAATACCTCGATTACGCCATGGGTCACAATCTTGAAAACCGCATGCCACTTTGGATCAAGCCAAACCGGAAAGTTTCGGTTCAGGATATGATGGAATTTATGCGCGATGCCTACGAAGGCACAGCGCTTGATATGACCAAAGACATGGGTGCCGGAGCTCACGGAAAACCTTATCGCTGGCGTCCGCTCACCTGGAAAGTTGATGATGTTGCCTATTGCAACGAACGCGCTGTGGCTACCCAACAGAGTGGTTTTGTGTTTGTGACCCAATCCCGTTCATGGCTGCCCAATTCCATTGGTGGCATTATCTGGTTTGGCGTTGATGACGCCAAAAGCACTGTTTTTACACCCATGTATTGCTCAATCACAGAAACCCCTGCATCCTTTGCCGAAGGTAACGGTGCAATGATGGAGTGGTCGGACAATGCTGCATTCTGGATATTCAACAAAGTAGCCCATCTCGCTTATATGCGTTATGATTCAGTGATTGTTGATATACAAAAGGTTCAAAAAGAACTTGAAAATAAGTTTATTGTTTATACTCCTGCCATTGATAAAGCAGCCGAAGAATTGTATGCTGCCGATAAAAACCTTGCCGTTCAATTCCTTACTGAATACTCGGTAAAACAGGGAGATTATACGTTTGAGCGCTGGAGCCTGCTTTACCAGGACCTCTTTATGAAGTACCTCGACGGCAACATAAAATACGCCGATCCGCCAAACCGTAATCCCAAAGTCTCATTCCCGGGATATGGCGAAGAATGGTACAGGCGGATTGTAAAAGAAACAGGTGATCATTTAAAAGTGGTTGAGTAA
- a CDS encoding polysaccharide biosynthesis tyrosine autokinase produces MDPIRDNSQQQVEESIDFKTLFFKLYSYWYFFLITIFISLLIAFLFNKYTLPVYKVKTTVLIKDDKSRMDPQALLGISLMSSTQNIQNEIGILKSYWLSNRAIKELDLKVSYYLEENFIIRELYNESPFVVIPDIANIQPANLKFMVSVLSNNEFKIEAEGENLDLYDFTTFKATEKGADKINLSGVYSFGQTIEGQYFNFKMLLNEDFLDEDIRNKKFIFIFNNLDALTKDFSANIEIEPINREASILEVSFKGNNINKSVDFINTLIDVYLDRSLDKKNLVATNTIDFIDAQLGDITDSLNMAEARLQDFKIASEVMNLDFQAQQVFDQMKQFETDKAALVVQSKYYNHLRRYIQESRDDIDEIIVPSSMGIDDPMITQLIAELLKLHSEKSDLLIRTTPKNPLVIAMDSRIGNVKNNLLENVESIIRASEIAIAEKNKQINLLTQRISTLPATQRQLFGIERKFRFNDAIYTYLMQKRSEAAITKASNFPDNEVIDIARPGSFESVFPKKTLNFTIALLLGLVLPVGYIMGKDYFNDKVIERKDVESITNIPIIGHIINSRYDSNIIVAQSPKSSIAEAFRSIRTNIQFFSKGKDSLVVLLTSTMPSEGKTFTSTNLATVYSMYGKKVLLIGFDLRKPKIYQDFGLSNENGLSKYLIGKNTLQEIIQQSPLENLDIIMAGPIPPNPSELIASDRTGVMFSELRKLYDYIIVDTPPVGLVTDAFLLMQHADVKIFVARQNYTIKKVFAAIMKDVEFRGIPNTTILINDVKLTKNSYGYGYGYGYGYGYGYGYGYGYGYGYGYGYYSDDANDNKESAWKRLFKKPSAPTPNTDTNNPNTKA; encoded by the coding sequence GTGGATCCAATCAGAGATAACTCCCAGCAACAAGTAGAAGAAAGCATTGATTTCAAAACGCTGTTTTTCAAACTTTACAGCTATTGGTACTTTTTTTTGATAACTATTTTTATCTCCCTGCTTATAGCATTTCTGTTCAATAAATACACCCTTCCGGTTTATAAGGTTAAAACCACCGTCCTCATCAAGGACGACAAATCGAGAATGGACCCCCAGGCATTGCTGGGCATTTCATTGATGAGCAGTACGCAAAACATCCAGAATGAAATAGGGATTCTCAAATCTTACTGGCTTTCAAACCGGGCTATAAAGGAGCTGGATCTTAAAGTTTCGTATTATCTCGAGGAAAACTTCATCATCAGGGAATTATATAATGAAAGCCCTTTTGTTGTGATCCCTGACATTGCGAATATTCAGCCTGCGAACCTGAAATTCATGGTGAGCGTTTTATCCAACAATGAGTTTAAAATTGAGGCCGAAGGTGAGAACCTCGACCTTTATGATTTCACCACTTTCAAGGCTACAGAAAAGGGCGCTGACAAAATTAACCTGTCAGGGGTTTATAGTTTCGGCCAGACAATTGAAGGGCAGTATTTTAATTTTAAGATGCTGCTGAATGAAGACTTCCTGGACGAAGACATCCGCAACAAAAAGTTTATTTTCATTTTCAACAATCTTGATGCACTTACCAAGGACTTTAGCGCTAATATCGAAATTGAACCCATCAACCGTGAAGCCAGCATCCTTGAGGTTTCCTTTAAGGGCAACAACATTAATAAATCCGTAGATTTCATCAATACACTTATTGATGTTTATCTCGACAGGTCGCTGGACAAGAAAAACCTGGTTGCTACCAATACCATTGATTTTATTGACGCCCAACTGGGTGATATTACCGATTCGTTGAACATGGCCGAAGCAAGATTACAGGATTTCAAAATTGCTTCAGAAGTCATGAACCTCGATTTCCAGGCTCAACAGGTTTTTGACCAGATGAAACAGTTTGAAACGGACAAGGCTGCACTCGTGGTTCAATCAAAATACTATAACCATCTCCGCAGATATATACAGGAATCGCGTGATGATATTGACGAAATCATTGTGCCTTCCTCAATGGGAATTGATGACCCGATGATTACACAATTGATCGCTGAGTTGCTAAAATTGCATTCTGAAAAATCGGATCTACTTATCCGGACAACGCCCAAAAACCCATTGGTTATAGCCATGGACAGCAGGATTGGTAATGTGAAGAATAATTTGCTCGAAAATGTTGAAAGTATTATCAGGGCTTCAGAAATAGCGATTGCAGAAAAAAACAAGCAGATAAATCTGCTTACGCAAAGAATCAGCACCCTGCCTGCAACCCAACGTCAGCTTTTTGGTATTGAAAGAAAATTCAGGTTCAACGACGCAATTTATACCTACCTGATGCAAAAGAGGTCAGAAGCTGCCATTACCAAAGCCTCCAATTTCCCTGACAATGAGGTGATTGATATCGCACGCCCAGGCTCTTTCGAATCAGTCTTCCCAAAAAAAACCCTGAATTTTACTATCGCGTTGCTGCTGGGACTGGTTCTTCCGGTTGGCTATATCATGGGTAAGGATTACTTTAATGATAAGGTTATTGAACGCAAAGATGTTGAAAGCATTACGAACATACCTATTATCGGCCATATAATTAACAGCCGCTACGACAGCAATATCATTGTGGCACAATCACCAAAATCTTCAATTGCAGAGGCCTTCCGATCCATCAGGACCAATATCCAGTTTTTCTCAAAAGGAAAGGATAGTTTGGTTGTTTTGCTTACCTCTACTATGCCAAGCGAAGGAAAAACATTTACCTCAACCAACCTGGCCACGGTTTATTCCATGTATGGTAAAAAAGTATTGTTAATCGGTTTCGACTTACGTAAACCAAAGATTTATCAGGATTTCGGATTGTCAAACGAAAATGGGCTCAGCAAATATTTGATTGGCAAAAACACCTTGCAGGAGATCATACAACAATCGCCACTTGAGAACCTTGATATTATCATGGCCGGGCCTATACCCCCGAACCCTTCGGAATTAATCGCTTCAGATAGAACAGGGGTAATGTTCAGTGAACTTCGCAAGTTGTATGATTATATAATAGTGGATACACCCCCGGTAGGCCTCGTAACCGATGCTTTCCTGCTCATGCAGCATGCCGATGTTAAAATCTTTGTAGCCCGTCAGAACTATACAATTAAAAAGGTTTTTGCCGCCATTATGAAAGATGTTGAATTCAGGGGCATTCCCAATACTACCATCCTTATCAACGACGTGAAGCTTACTAAAAATTCGTATGGGTATGGCTACGGTTATGGGTATGGCTATGGTTACGGTTATGGCTACGGTTACGGATATGGCTATGGTTATGGCTACGGTTACTATTCCGATGACGCCAACGACAACAAGGAATCTGCATGGAAGCGCCTTTTCAAAAAACCGTCAGCGCCTACTCCGAATACCGACACCAATAATCCGAACACTAAGGCCTAA
- a CDS encoding polysaccharide biosynthesis/export family protein codes for MKHTIPSLKANFRLLTLSIIVLALLGSCVPQKKLKYLVDEEPKIHYDNDFKKDYLIQPGDNLYIRVLGLDNQTADLFSIQPGGVYSQYLNNELSVYLSSYSVNPQGFIEFPVIGNVLVKDKTLDEIKAQVQEAINEYMRDATVIVKLVNFRIAVLGEVIRPGQFPVFQTRLSIFEALAMAGDMSTWGDRKNVQLVRRTATGSEVHSLDLSSRRILESEYYYLMPDDVIYVSAMKSKTFAFTTFPYAILLSTVTTTLLILNFFK; via the coding sequence ATGAAACATACCATTCCCTCCCTGAAAGCAAATTTCCGGTTGCTGACCCTGTCAATAATTGTTCTTGCGCTCCTGGGTTCTTGTGTTCCGCAAAAAAAACTGAAATACCTTGTTGACGAAGAACCAAAGATACACTATGACAATGATTTCAAGAAAGACTATCTGATCCAGCCCGGCGACAATTTGTACATCAGGGTGCTGGGACTCGACAACCAAACGGCAGACCTTTTCAGCATTCAACCGGGTGGGGTTTACAGTCAGTATCTGAACAATGAGCTGAGTGTTTATCTAAGCAGTTATAGTGTGAACCCTCAGGGTTTCATTGAATTTCCCGTAATTGGCAATGTGTTGGTGAAGGACAAAACGCTTGATGAAATTAAAGCACAGGTGCAGGAAGCAATCAATGAATACATGCGTGATGCTACGGTGATCGTAAAACTTGTTAATTTCCGCATTGCTGTGCTTGGCGAAGTGATACGCCCGGGCCAGTTTCCTGTTTTTCAAACCCGCTTGAGTATTTTCGAAGCCCTGGCAATGGCGGGAGATATGAGTACCTGGGGCGACCGGAAAAATGTACAGTTGGTTCGCAGGACGGCTACCGGATCGGAAGTCCATTCGCTGGACCTATCATCAAGAAGAATCCTTGAATCAGAGTATTACTACCTGATGCCAGACGATGTGATTTATGTTTCCGCAATGAAATCAAAAACATTTGCCTTTACCACATTCCCATATGCTATTTTGCTTTCAACCGTCACAACAACATTGTTGATTTTAAACTTCTTTAAATAA
- the miaB gene encoding tRNA (N6-isopentenyl adenosine(37)-C2)-methylthiotransferase MiaB, with amino-acid sequence MNSRYTISLINDSLSKKLYIETFGCQMNFSDSEIVNSILVDHRYEPTQNLEDADVVFVNTCSIRENAEKRVLQRLQQFRHLKKEKPEMVIGVLGCMAERMKESLLEKAAYVDLIAGPDAYRDLPRLIKVAGSGQKAINVILSADETYANINPVRLDSNHVSAFISIMRGCENHCAYCVVPSVRGVERSRNPETIIAECHDIFNNGYREVTLLGQNVNSYAWESDAGHVSFPMLLEKVAAVNPLLRVRFATSHPKDLSDVLIAIMVRNENICRSIHLPVQSGSSRILKLMNRRYDREWYMDRVKAIRQNLPECSITTDIITGFCSETEDEHQETLSLMQWVGYDYAYMFKYSERPGTIAAKKLPDDVPEPVKSRRLSEIIELQQQLSHQSNLRDVGQTFTVLVEGTSKRSNKQFMGRNSQNKVVVFTGAESKPGTYVKVLITKCTPATLIGEMKN; translated from the coding sequence ATGAACTCCCGCTATACCATATCATTAATAAACGACAGTTTGAGTAAAAAACTATATATTGAAACTTTTGGCTGCCAGATGAATTTCTCTGACAGCGAAATTGTGAACTCCATTTTAGTTGATCACCGCTATGAACCAACCCAGAATTTGGAAGATGCTGATGTTGTTTTTGTGAACACCTGTTCTATCCGTGAAAATGCAGAGAAAAGGGTCTTGCAACGTTTGCAGCAGTTCCGGCATTTAAAAAAGGAAAAACCGGAAATGGTGATTGGTGTGCTTGGCTGCATGGCCGAGCGCATGAAAGAGTCCTTGCTTGAAAAAGCCGCCTATGTTGACCTGATTGCAGGACCCGATGCCTATCGCGACCTCCCGCGACTGATCAAAGTTGCCGGGAGCGGGCAGAAAGCTATCAACGTGATACTTTCAGCCGACGAAACCTATGCTAATATCAACCCCGTCAGGTTAGACAGCAATCATGTTTCGGCGTTCATTTCCATCATGCGTGGATGCGAAAACCATTGCGCCTATTGTGTGGTGCCTTCGGTTAGGGGCGTTGAGCGAAGCAGGAATCCTGAAACTATCATCGCTGAATGCCATGATATATTTAATAATGGCTATCGCGAAGTAACACTGCTGGGCCAAAACGTAAATTCGTATGCATGGGAAAGTGACGCTGGCCATGTGAGCTTTCCGATGCTGCTTGAAAAAGTGGCAGCGGTGAACCCCTTGCTTCGGGTGCGGTTCGCAACATCTCATCCAAAAGATTTATCCGATGTATTGATTGCAATCATGGTTCGCAATGAAAATATATGCCGCTCCATTCACCTTCCGGTTCAATCAGGAAGCTCGCGCATTCTTAAACTTATGAACCGCCGTTACGACCGCGAATGGTATATGGATCGCGTAAAAGCCATCAGGCAAAACCTGCCTGAATGCAGCATTACCACCGATATTATTACCGGTTTTTGTAGCGAAACCGAAGATGAGCATCAGGAAACCCTTTCGCTGATGCAATGGGTTGGATACGATTATGCCTATATGTTTAAATACTCTGAACGCCCTGGTACAATAGCAGCAAAAAAACTGCCCGATGATGTTCCCGAACCTGTAAAAAGTCGTCGCCTCAGCGAAATTATTGAGCTGCAGCAGCAGTTATCACACCAGAGTAATCTTAGGGATGTTGGGCAAACTTTTACCGTCCTCGTTGAGGGTACTTCAAAACGCTCAAACAAACAATTCATGGGGCGCAACAGCCAGAACAAAGTGGTGGTGTTTACCGGCGCTGAGAGCAAACCCGGAACCTATGTAAAAGTGCTGATTACCAAATGCACACCGGCAACACTCATTGGTGAGATGAAAAATTAA
- the topA gene encoding type I DNA topoisomerase, translating into MIKNLVIVESPAKAKTIEKFLGKDFQVKSSFGHVRDLSKTQLGIDIEKNFAPNYEISPDKKKIVAELKKLAGEAELVWLATDEDREGEAISWHLADSLNLEESKTRRIVFHEITKNAILKAVANPRAINKQLVDAQQARRVLDRLVGYEISPILWKKVKPSLSAGRVQSVAVRLIVEREEEIKAFKTTHFYRVVALFEVKNDDGIYQFSAELPERLKLETDAKTFLEKCIPASFSVADIETKPAKKSPAPPFTTSTLQQEASRKLGFSVAKTMLVAQQLYEAGKITYMRTDSVNLSDTALGLAKQEIENLFGGNYVKIRKYATKTKGAQEAHEAIRPTFLSDREIEGDASQQRLYELIWKRTIASQMSDAILEKTNVDVKISTTPEVLVAKGEVIKFDGFLKVYMESTDDDNTEGKSDVLPLMKIGDPLDLKEMSATQRFTQHPPRYTEASLVKKLEELGIGRPSTYAPTISTIQKREYVVKEDRPGQQREFVQLLLKKGKITQTNKAENVGFEKNKLFPTDIGMLVNQFLVQNFINILDYNFTANVEKEFDEIALGNKIWNDVIKDFYHPFHKQVEEVLTTSEKVKGEKLLGQDPKTGKNIYVKLGRYGAIVQSGESDSNEKPQFAGLRKGQGMETITLEDALELFKFPRIIGSYEDKELSIGIGRFGPYVKHGSLFFSLKKTDNPYTVEEERAIEIIEEKRKAEREKLIKEFKENADIKVLNGRYGPYIAKGKENYKIPKKMDPASLSLEQCLEIIEKEGPKKPSKGRGRKK; encoded by the coding sequence ATGATAAAAAACCTTGTAATTGTTGAATCACCCGCGAAAGCAAAAACCATTGAAAAATTTCTCGGCAAGGATTTTCAGGTAAAGTCGTCATTTGGTCATGTGAGGGATCTCTCTAAAACCCAGTTAGGCATAGATATCGAAAAGAACTTCGCTCCGAATTACGAAATATCGCCTGATAAAAAGAAGATTGTTGCGGAACTGAAAAAACTTGCCGGCGAAGCTGAATTGGTTTGGCTTGCCACTGATGAGGACAGGGAAGGGGAAGCTATTTCATGGCATCTTGCTGACTCCCTCAATCTTGAAGAGTCAAAAACCAGGCGCATTGTTTTTCATGAGATCACAAAAAATGCAATCCTGAAAGCGGTTGCGAACCCGCGCGCAATCAATAAACAACTGGTTGATGCCCAGCAAGCCCGCCGTGTGCTCGATCGTTTGGTTGGGTATGAAATTTCCCCGATTCTCTGGAAAAAAGTGAAGCCTTCCTTATCTGCTGGTCGGGTACAGTCCGTAGCTGTAAGGCTGATTGTTGAACGCGAAGAAGAAATCAAAGCTTTTAAAACAACTCACTTTTATAGGGTTGTCGCTTTGTTTGAAGTTAAAAACGATGATGGCATTTATCAGTTCAGCGCTGAACTGCCCGAGCGGTTGAAACTTGAAACTGATGCAAAGACGTTTCTTGAGAAATGCATTCCCGCCAGTTTTTCCGTTGCGGATATCGAAACCAAACCTGCTAAAAAATCACCGGCCCCTCCTTTTACCACATCTACTTTACAACAGGAAGCAAGCCGCAAACTTGGTTTCTCAGTAGCTAAAACCATGTTGGTGGCCCAACAGCTCTATGAAGCCGGAAAAATCACTTACATGCGAACCGATTCGGTAAATCTTTCTGATACAGCCCTGGGTTTGGCAAAACAGGAAATAGAAAATCTTTTTGGAGGCAATTACGTTAAAATCAGAAAATACGCTACCAAAACCAAGGGAGCGCAGGAAGCCCACGAAGCCATCAGGCCAACGTTTCTCAGCGACAGGGAAATTGAAGGCGACGCTTCACAACAAAGGCTGTACGAACTGATCTGGAAAAGAACCATCGCTTCACAAATGAGCGATGCTATACTCGAAAAAACCAATGTTGACGTCAAAATTTCCACAACACCCGAAGTACTTGTTGCTAAAGGTGAGGTAATCAAATTTGATGGGTTCCTCAAAGTTTACATGGAATCAACCGATGATGATAACACTGAAGGCAAGAGCGATGTTTTACCTCTTATGAAGATTGGCGATCCGCTGGATTTGAAGGAAATGAGCGCCACGCAGCGGTTCACACAGCATCCGCCACGATATACTGAAGCCAGCCTGGTTAAAAAACTTGAGGAACTTGGAATCGGACGCCCTTCTACCTATGCGCCTACCATCTCAACAATTCAGAAAAGAGAATACGTAGTTAAGGAAGACCGGCCGGGTCAGCAACGGGAATTTGTACAACTTTTATTAAAGAAGGGTAAGATTACACAAACCAACAAAGCCGAAAATGTTGGATTTGAAAAGAACAAATTGTTCCCAACAGATATCGGGATGCTCGTAAACCAGTTTCTGGTTCAGAATTTCATCAATATCCTCGACTATAATTTTACCGCCAATGTTGAAAAAGAATTTGATGAGATTGCCTTAGGCAATAAAATATGGAATGATGTTATCAAAGACTTTTATCATCCTTTTCATAAACAGGTGGAGGAGGTGCTAACAACTTCTGAAAAAGTGAAGGGAGAAAAATTACTTGGCCAGGATCCGAAAACAGGAAAGAATATTTATGTGAAGCTTGGCAGGTATGGTGCCATTGTGCAGTCAGGAGAATCGGACAGCAATGAAAAACCACAGTTTGCAGGCCTTAGAAAAGGACAAGGCATGGAAACCATTACACTTGAAGACGCACTTGAGCTGTTTAAGTTTCCACGCATCATTGGTTCGTACGAGGATAAGGAATTGAGCATTGGGATTGGTCGGTTCGGGCCGTATGTAAAACATGGTTCACTTTTTTTCTCTTTAAAAAAAACCGACAACCCGTATACGGTTGAGGAAGAGAGGGCGATTGAAATCATTGAGGAAAAAAGGAAAGCTGAAAGAGAAAAACTGATCAAAGAATTTAAAGAGAACGCAGACATCAAAGTGCTCAACGGGCGCTACGGGCCATATATAGCTAAGGGAAAAGAGAATTATAAGATTCCTAAAAAGATGGATCCGGCTTCCCTTTCGCTTGAGCAATGCCTTGAAATAATTGAAAAAGAAGGCCCGAAAAAGCCATCAAAAGGGCGGGGCAGGAAAAAGTAA